A single region of the Psychrobacter alimentarius genome encodes:
- the gspF gene encoding type II secretion system inner membrane protein GspF: MPAYHFKALDDRGGVQKGLLEGDSARQVRQQLRDKQWTPVEISAVNDRQSKHKSRYKKPSAYELALLTRQLSVLLAAGIPLEETLAAVAKQSPKTHIKSLMLAVRSHVLEGLSLARALQQAASFPPLYIATIAAGEKSGHLDLILNQLADYTENRFALQKKIQGAMVYPIVLMVMAVGVIMGLMSFVVPKIVKVFEQSEQALPLITQVVLTLSNIITQWWWLMLLVLGSMAFLFYRFAQTNAGKLTIDSVVLRLPILARLSKGLNAARFASTLAILVRSGVPLIEALHIGAAVTTNLHIKQTIIVAADRVTEGSSLSSQLEKSPYFPPMMVQMIKSGENSGELENMLSRAANMQEAEATNFISTLLSLLEPLMLVLMGVVVMIIVMAVMLPIVNMNDLAG; encoded by the coding sequence ATGCCCGCTTATCATTTTAAAGCGCTTGACGATCGCGGCGGTGTCCAAAAAGGCTTGCTCGAGGGCGACTCTGCGCGGCAAGTGCGTCAGCAATTGCGTGACAAGCAGTGGACGCCTGTTGAAATCAGTGCAGTCAATGATCGACAAAGTAAACATAAAAGCCGCTACAAAAAACCCTCCGCTTATGAGTTGGCGTTACTCACACGCCAATTGTCTGTCTTATTGGCAGCTGGTATTCCGCTTGAAGAAACTTTAGCAGCGGTCGCCAAACAGTCTCCAAAAACCCATATCAAATCGTTAATGCTGGCGGTACGCTCCCATGTGTTAGAAGGGCTTAGTTTGGCGCGGGCATTACAACAAGCGGCGAGCTTTCCACCTTTATACATTGCCACTATTGCTGCTGGTGAAAAATCAGGACACTTGGACCTAATTCTCAACCAGTTGGCAGATTACACCGAAAATCGTTTTGCCTTGCAAAAAAAGATTCAAGGCGCGATGGTTTATCCCATTGTACTGATGGTGATGGCCGTTGGGGTGATTATGGGTTTGATGAGCTTTGTGGTGCCCAAAATTGTCAAAGTGTTTGAGCAGTCTGAGCAAGCGTTGCCGCTGATTACTCAGGTGGTTTTGACGCTTTCAAACATTATCACCCAGTGGTGGTGGTTGATGCTCTTGGTATTGGGAAGTATGGCGTTTTTGTTTTATCGGTTTGCTCAGACCAATGCAGGCAAATTGACCATCGATAGTGTCGTGCTGAGATTGCCCATATTGGCACGATTGTCTAAAGGCCTCAATGCCGCACGCTTTGCCAGTACACTTGCCATATTGGTACGTTCAGGTGTGCCACTAATTGAAGCGCTACATATAGGCGCTGCCGTAACGACCAATTTGCATATCAAGCAGACCATTATTGTGGCTGCTGATAGAGTGACTGAAGGCTCAAGCCTATCGAGTCAACTTGAAAAATCACCATATTTTCCACCAATGATGGTACAAATGATCAAAAGTGGTGAAAACTCAGGCGAGCTTGAAAACATGCTTAGTCGCGCAGCCAACATGCAGGAGGCTGAAGCCACTAACTTTATCAGCACGCTACTGTCATTACTCGAGCCTTTAATGCTGGTACTGATGGGGGTTGTGGTAATGATTATTGTGATGGCGGTCATGCTACCGATCGTCAATATGAACGATCTGGCAGGTTAG
- the gspG gene encoding type II secretion system major pseudopilin GspG, translated as MTDTNHVNTMPKPTVNTAKIQVNDVSDNKTVFKQRRLVSRSNQSGFTLIEIMVVIVILAILAGLVVPKVVGQSDKARVKTTETALATVSNALDMYKVDNSRYPTTAQGLEALTTPPAEAKNYPDGGYIKGGYPTDGWENELQYVAPGGEGRPYDLFSLGADGQQGGEGQDADIYATL; from the coding sequence ATGACTGACACAAACCATGTAAATACGATGCCAAAGCCCACCGTTAATACTGCCAAAATTCAGGTAAACGATGTGAGCGATAATAAAACCGTTTTTAAGCAACGCCGTTTAGTAAGCCGATCCAATCAGTCAGGGTTTACCCTTATTGAGATTATGGTGGTCATTGTTATTTTGGCCATTCTTGCGGGTTTAGTGGTACCAAAGGTAGTTGGGCAGAGTGATAAAGCGCGCGTTAAAACGACTGAGACTGCGCTGGCTACTGTTTCAAATGCGCTCGATATGTATAAGGTGGATAATTCACGTTATCCGACCACAGCACAAGGGCTTGAAGCGCTGACTACGCCACCCGCCGAGGCCAAAAACTATCCGGATGGTGGCTATATCAAAGGCGGTTATCCAACCGATGGCTGGGAAAACGAACTGCAATATGTAGCACCAGGCGGTGAAGGTCGACCTTACGATTTATTTTCATTGGGGGCAGATGGTCAGCAGGGCGGTGAAGGTCAAGATGCTGATATTTATGCCACGTTATAA
- the dsbD gene encoding protein-disulfide reductase DsbD, producing MSTKSIEQTSSLTANRPSKKSYLLAFAVSSSSLLTGLLPTAFVATGLTATSTMTQAAGLGDLFGKDQSGAKSEFLPVAQAFQVSSSSNAVKSGTRLAINFDITPGHYVYKDQIKLTLPAGVTAAPFSFSQSPISIDDPTFGQVPVFDQANMVATTLLTNNSGKSLNNAAVVIGWQGCAKAGLCYPPEKIKTTVNIAATGEIRADNTAVDTATPNLADASSLESEADNAEVGSVADDDVVDYALMDDVALEGELAATSTISGADSEVTSSSTTNNAATNNATLASQNAVDGDPFGLASHPWLALVLLFLAGLGLALTPCVLPMLPIVANIVAREENPTVKRGVILTTSYAIGVAIAYGILGALIAVFGESLGIIGWLQNPVILISFAVIFVLLALYMLGVFSIRLPRALSNKMQGLSQAGDSKLGSAGGSLLAGFLSALVVSPCVSAPLFGALLAVSTIGNPLLGFAALFMLGFGLSAPLILIGATQGKIMPKAGEWMNWVKIGFALLLFAVALLLIERVFISPVMLMVWALWFMVVATWAWSWLGKGRLLTQALGLVVGIWAVCLIVGAALGNDDSLHPLASLSAAPMMQSTSGQPSINNGAADKNITTLAELDSIIAENPKVIVDLTADWCVECRIMDKNLFHNRPAQMQDWQLVKLDITETTEDSKAVLARYKLFGPPALLYYRDGQFVQQQVGEIARADFEQTLTNLN from the coding sequence ATGTCTACCAAATCAATAGAACAAACCTCATCGCTAACGGCAAATCGTCCCTCAAAAAAATCTTATCTACTGGCATTTGCTGTAAGCAGTAGCTCACTACTTACTGGGCTGTTACCAACTGCGTTTGTCGCTACAGGGTTGACTGCGACCTCGACCATGACGCAAGCAGCGGGATTAGGCGATTTATTTGGCAAAGATCAAAGTGGCGCAAAGTCAGAGTTTTTACCAGTAGCGCAAGCGTTTCAGGTCAGTAGCAGTAGTAACGCTGTTAAGTCTGGTACGCGCTTGGCTATCAACTTTGACATTACCCCAGGTCATTACGTTTATAAAGACCAAATCAAGCTGACTTTGCCTGCCGGTGTGACCGCAGCGCCTTTTAGTTTTAGTCAGTCCCCCATTTCAATTGATGATCCAACCTTTGGCCAAGTACCAGTATTTGACCAAGCCAACATGGTTGCCACCACGCTTTTGACCAATAATAGTGGCAAAAGCTTAAACAATGCGGCCGTGGTGATTGGGTGGCAGGGCTGTGCCAAAGCGGGGCTTTGTTATCCACCAGAAAAAATCAAAACCACGGTCAATATTGCTGCGACTGGCGAGATTCGTGCGGACAATACAGCAGTAGATACTGCAACGCCCAATTTGGCCGATGCCAGTAGTCTAGAGTCTGAAGCAGACAACGCTGAAGTAGGTAGTGTGGCAGATGACGACGTTGTTGATTATGCGTTAATGGATGACGTGGCGTTAGAGGGCGAGCTTGCAGCAACCAGTACGATCTCTGGTGCTGATAGTGAGGTAACCAGTAGCAGTACGACAAACAACGCTGCGACAAACAATGCCACCCTTGCTTCTCAAAACGCTGTTGATGGCGATCCTTTTGGTTTGGCGTCTCATCCTTGGTTGGCTTTGGTATTATTGTTTTTAGCAGGTCTGGGTTTGGCTTTGACGCCATGCGTGCTACCAATGTTGCCTATCGTTGCCAATATTGTTGCCCGTGAAGAGAACCCAACGGTAAAACGCGGTGTTATTTTAACCACCAGCTACGCCATCGGGGTGGCTATTGCTTACGGTATTTTGGGTGCGCTGATTGCCGTGTTTGGTGAGTCATTGGGCATCATTGGTTGGTTACAAAACCCCGTTATTCTTATTAGCTTTGCCGTTATCTTCGTTCTATTGGCCTTATATATGCTGGGCGTATTTAGCATTCGCTTACCACGTGCTCTTAGTAATAAGATGCAAGGCTTGAGTCAAGCGGGCGATAGTAAGCTTGGTAGTGCAGGCGGCAGTTTACTCGCTGGATTCTTGTCAGCCTTAGTGGTGTCACCTTGTGTGTCCGCACCGCTGTTTGGCGCGCTTTTGGCGGTGTCTACGATTGGTAATCCCTTGCTTGGTTTTGCGGCTTTATTCATGCTTGGTTTTGGCTTATCAGCACCGCTTATCTTAATTGGCGCGACTCAAGGCAAGATCATGCCAAAAGCTGGCGAGTGGATGAACTGGGTCAAGATCGGTTTTGCTCTATTACTCTTTGCCGTTGCACTATTACTGATTGAACGGGTCTTTATTTCGCCTGTCATGCTGATGGTGTGGGCATTATGGTTTATGGTCGTCGCGACATGGGCGTGGAGTTGGTTGGGTAAAGGTCGTCTGCTTACTCAAGCACTGGGCTTGGTTGTCGGTATTTGGGCGGTTTGTTTGATAGTGGGCGCGGCATTGGGCAATGATGATAGCTTACATCCTTTGGCTTCATTAAGTGCAGCACCTATGATGCAATCGACAAGTGGTCAGCCCTCAATCAACAATGGTGCTGCGGACAAAAACATTACCACGCTTGCCGAGCTTGATTCGATCATCGCCGAAAATCCCAAGGTAATCGTTGATCTGACAGCAGACTGGTGCGTTGAATGCCGCATCATGGACAAGAATTTATTTCACAATCGTCCAGCACAAATGCAAGATTGGCAATTGGTCAAACTTGATATCACAGAAACAACTGAAGATTCTAAAGCGGTGCTCGCTCGTTACAAGTTGTTTGGGCCACCTGCTTTATTGTATTACCGAGATGGTCAGTTTGTTCAGCAGCAAGTAGGTGAGATTGCTCGTGCTGATTTTGAGCAAACGCTGACGAATCTGAACTAA
- a CDS encoding phospholipase A, translated as MFSHIIPQRPSMDIIKTRKNSSPQMNKHHLSIAVGIALSCFAVQAQAAQTYNELPIPETAPKYDNDGLVQGATQPSMTAKPVTTTQNRQMLVDQQAKLFFDCTQVQTSAARLACFDKVAAEGATPSYVNNKQAVDLAKTFKTTISGNPQFVFSEENTTITSANNDASDVVANGAATDGLDTVGLTQREAEVLEDVGVSQTDIEKYTPLSLSYDLDKNSERGTWTVRPYRPTYILPLFYTFDPNLGPSTPSQPEEPYTSNDVRNTELKFQLSLKSKVAEDLFDTNADLWFGYTQESHWQVYNEDNSRPFRATDYQPEIFLTQPVTADLPFGGRLRMLGAGAVHHSNGQDDPLSRSWNRAYLMAGAEWGKLSVIPRLWTRISNERANEDDNPDIEDFMGYGDVKFLYDLANQQSISGTLRYNPSTSKGAAQIDYVYPLTKNVNGFVQVFQGYGESLIDYNHENTSIGFGIVLNDWKGF; from the coding sequence ATGTTTTCCCATATTATTCCGCAGCGTCCGTCTATGGATATTATCAAAACACGCAAAAATAGCTCACCTCAGATGAATAAACATCATTTGAGCATCGCCGTTGGGATCGCGCTCAGTTGTTTTGCCGTACAAGCACAAGCTGCTCAGACTTATAATGAGTTGCCAATACCAGAAACGGCACCTAAATATGATAATGACGGTTTGGTACAAGGCGCTACTCAGCCATCAATGACTGCTAAGCCCGTAACAACCACTCAGAATCGCCAAATGCTTGTTGATCAGCAAGCTAAGTTGTTTTTTGATTGCACTCAAGTTCAGACCAGTGCTGCGCGCTTGGCTTGCTTTGACAAAGTAGCAGCAGAAGGTGCCACGCCAAGTTATGTCAATAACAAACAAGCAGTCGATTTGGCAAAAACCTTTAAAACGACGATTTCAGGTAATCCGCAATTTGTTTTTAGTGAAGAAAATACGACAATCACTAGCGCGAATAATGACGCTTCTGATGTGGTTGCCAATGGGGCGGCTACTGATGGTCTAGATACGGTTGGATTGACGCAAAGAGAAGCAGAAGTATTAGAAGATGTGGGCGTAAGCCAGACGGATATAGAAAAATATACACCGCTTAGTCTATCCTATGATCTTGATAAAAACAGTGAGCGCGGCACTTGGACAGTTCGACCATATCGCCCGACTTATATATTGCCATTGTTTTATACCTTTGATCCGAACTTAGGGCCGAGTACGCCATCGCAGCCTGAAGAGCCTTACACCTCTAACGATGTACGCAATACTGAGCTAAAATTCCAGTTGTCTTTGAAGAGCAAAGTGGCTGAAGACTTATTCGATACCAATGCAGATTTGTGGTTTGGTTATACGCAAGAGTCGCATTGGCAGGTCTATAATGAAGACAACTCTCGACCTTTTCGTGCTACGGACTATCAGCCTGAGATATTTTTGACACAACCAGTGACGGCTGATTTACCATTTGGCGGGCGTTTACGTATGTTAGGCGCGGGTGCAGTTCACCATTCGAATGGTCAAGACGATCCATTATCACGCTCATGGAACCGTGCTTATTTGATGGCAGGTGCTGAGTGGGGCAAGTTGTCAGTAATACCGCGTCTATGGACTCGAATCAGCAATGAAAGAGCCAATGAAGATGACAATCCAGATATCGAAGATTTCATGGGTTATGGTGATGTTAAATTCCTATATGATTTAGCGAATCAGCAGAGCATCAGCGGTACTTTACGCTACAATCCAAGTACCAGTAAAGGGGCCGCACAAATTGATTATGTGTATCCATTGACCAAAAACGTCAATGGTTTTGTGCAGGTATTCCAAGGTTATGGCGAATCTCTCATAGATTACAATCATGAAAACACGTCTATTGGCTTTGGTATCGTACTCAATGATTGGAAAGGTTTTTAA
- a CDS encoding ComF family protein, giving the protein MMRYLAPYQTGLWLAEYFDIRCQLCRTYRSVPQPQLAHAYSSQDVESRGDAATQFLPSRPSSMAKYRQRFNSGLLCKHCHHSITWLPTPFTVDIAAGTILPIQAATYYDYPMRQAIRAFKYRENMTKLPLLLHTLRQLPRPHGCHKNNSVIVAMPTTEQRLIKRGFDPVLVLATQLSKHWQIPLWQGVARIDNTVSQQGLTRAERLSNLDNAFALIEKPPVKRLLLFDDVATTGASLQALGQAICSQTMPLTSDESHTTDYYHIRAYALAHGSQS; this is encoded by the coding sequence ATGATGCGTTATTTGGCTCCTTATCAAACAGGATTGTGGCTGGCAGAGTATTTCGACATACGCTGCCAGCTTTGTCGTACCTATCGTAGCGTACCGCAACCTCAGCTTGCACACGCTTATTCATCACAGGATGTAGAAAGTAGGGGTGATGCGGCTACCCAATTTTTACCAAGCCGTCCTTCTTCGATGGCCAAATATCGCCAACGCTTTAATAGTGGTCTGCTTTGTAAACACTGTCATCATAGTATCACTTGGTTACCTACGCCTTTTACGGTAGATATCGCTGCAGGCACTATCTTACCGATTCAAGCCGCAACCTATTACGACTATCCAATGCGGCAAGCGATTAGAGCGTTCAAATACCGTGAGAATATGACCAAGCTGCCATTGTTGCTACATACTTTACGTCAGCTGCCACGTCCTCACGGCTGTCACAAAAACAATAGTGTGATTGTTGCGATGCCAACGACTGAGCAACGATTGATCAAGCGCGGCTTTGACCCTGTGCTTGTTTTGGCCACCCAATTGTCTAAACACTGGCAAATACCACTATGGCAAGGCGTCGCACGTATTGACAATACGGTCAGTCAGCAAGGATTGACACGAGCGGAGCGCTTAAGCAATTTGGACAATGCTTTTGCTTTGATTGAAAAGCCCCCTGTTAAGCGTCTCTTATTGTTCGATGATGTAGCAACGACAGGTGCCAGTTTGCAGGCGTTGGGGCAAGCCATATGCAGTCAAACAATGCCTTTAACCAGCGATGAATCACATACTACAGACTACTATCATATTCGTGCCTATGCGTTAGCTCATGGTAGCCAATCCTAA
- a CDS encoding pilus assembly FimT family protein: MNASANNLPLKQKMTSSGFTLIELMVTIAVLAIIVSIAAPNISTQLANQRVKSTAAIFENALKEAKVESVIRRQNVTIIYNAAATPKTLTLRANNNDIARYNINNRSSVDQRITPAGVNSIIFRPDKTIANGATVIYTICDSGSNSETPRQVNLSRIGNVDTKNAGRC, encoded by the coding sequence GTGAACGCATCTGCGAACAACTTACCATTGAAGCAAAAAATGACCAGCTCAGGATTCACCCTGATTGAGCTGATGGTAACAATCGCTGTGCTTGCCATTATTGTCAGTATTGCTGCGCCCAATATAAGTACTCAATTGGCCAATCAACGCGTGAAGTCGACAGCTGCCATATTTGAAAATGCGCTGAAAGAAGCGAAAGTTGAGAGTGTCATTCGTCGTCAGAATGTAACAATTATATATAATGCCGCTGCTACACCTAAGACACTAACGCTGCGAGCTAATAATAACGATATAGCACGCTATAATATCAATAATAGAAGTAGTGTTGATCAGAGAATCACTCCAGCTGGCGTCAACAGTATTATATTTCGACCTGATAAAACAATAGCTAATGGTGCCACAGTCATCTATACCATCTGCGATAGTGGTTCTAATAGCGAGACACCTAGACAAGTGAATCTTAGCCGTATTGGCAATGTGGATACTAAGAACGCTGGGAGATGTTGA